A genomic region of Glycine max cultivar Williams 82 chromosome 15, Glycine_max_v4.0, whole genome shotgun sequence contains the following coding sequences:
- the LOC100806905 gene encoding 30S ribosomal protein S1, with the protein MPMTMAMTASQLRWGWRPTPKQQQRRRMVPVVCSIAIKNAQNKERAKLKKLFEEAYERCRTAPTEGVSFTIQQFTDALDKYDFDAEMGTKVKGTVFATDNSGAYVDITAKSTAYLPLHEACIHRIKNVEEAGIIPGMREEFMIIDENQADDTLILSLRSIQYDIAWERCRQLKAEDAVVKGKVINANKGGLVAQVEGLKGFVPFSQISSKSAGEELLEQVIPFKFVEVDEEQSRLVLSHRKAVAESQGQLGIGSVVTGSVQSIKPYGAFIDIGGISGLLHVSQISHDRITDIETVLQPGDVLKVMILSHDRERGRVSLSTKKLEPTPGDMIRNPKLVFEKAEEMAQTFRQRIAQAEAMARADMLRFQPESGLTLSGEGILGPLASDLPPEGVDLSEVPPAEDS; encoded by the exons ATGCCGATGACGATGGCGATGACGGCGTCGCAGTTGCGGTGGGGGTGGAGACCGACGCCGAAGCAGCAGCAACGACGCCGTATGGTTCCGGTGGTGTGTTCCATCGCTATAAAGAACGCTCAGAACAAAGAGAGAGCGAAACTGAAGAAGCTCTTCGAAGAAGCGTACGAGAGGTGCCGCACTGCTCCCACCGAAGGCGTTTCCTTCACTATCCAACAATTCACCGACGCTCTCGACAAGTACGACTTCGACGCCGAAATGGGCACCAAG GTTAAGGGCACTGTTTTTGCCACAGATAACAGCGGAGCTTATGTTGACATTACTGCTAAGTCCACGGCCTACTTGCCTCTGCATGAGGCTTGCATCCACAGAATTAAGAATGTGGAAGAAGCAGGCATAATTCCTGGCATGAGAGAGGAATTTATGATCATTGATGAGAATCAAGCGGATGATACCTTGATCTTGAGTTTGAGGTCTATCCAATATGACATTGCATGGGAACGCTGCCGACAACTTAAGGCTGAAGATGCTGTTGTCAAGGGTAAG GTTATTAATGCAAACAAAGGAGGTCTGGTGGCTCAAGTGGAAGGCCTTAAGGGGTTTGTTCCATTTTCACAGATATCATCG AAATCAGCTGGAGAAGAACTTCTTGAGCAGGTGATTCCTTTTAAGTTTGTGGAGGTGGATGAGGAACAGTCTAGACTTGTTCTCAGTCACCGCAAAGCTGTGGCTGAGAGCCAAGGACAGCTAGGAATTGGATCAGTAGTCACTGGCTCTGTTCAAAGCATAAAACCATATGGTGCCTTCATTGACATTGGTGGAATCAGTGGCCTCCTTCATGTCAGTCAGATCAGTCATGACCGTATAACTGATATTGAAACTGTTCTTCAACCTGGTGATGTTCTGAAG GTGATGATCTTAAGTCATGACCGAGAGAGAGGACGAGTAAGTCTTTCCACAAAGAAGTTGGAACCCACGCCTGGTGACATGATTCGCAATCCAAAGCTTGTCTTTGAGAAG GCGGAGGAGATGGCTCAGACATTCAGACAGAGAATTGCTCAAGCAGAAGCTATGGCTCGTGCTGATATGCTTAGATTCCAGCCAGAG AGTGGATTAACTCTCAGTGGTGAAGGAATCTTAGGACCACTAGCTTCAGACTTGCCTCCAGAGGGAGTGGATCTGAGTGAGGTACCCCCAGCTGAAGATTCATGA